The Penicillium psychrofluorescens genome assembly, chromosome: 2 nucleotide sequence CTCAAGATGGGAGTAAAGTTGCACAGCACAACATTTTTTGGGAATCGTAAGAACACGTAAATCTCACCCATTACCACCGCTAGTATAAAAGATTCAGGAGGGTTCAGGAGACGGACGGGACGGGAGGGTATGTCGTCGACTCCGTAGCATCTTTCATGGACACATCGGGCGAGCCGGAAGACTCGTTCTTGTCAGTGTCGTCGGGCTCCGACTTGGTGGGCGTGGTCTGTTGTGCATTGTCTGCACCGGCGACGGGCCCACTACCACTACCcggcgaggatggagatTTCTGTGCCGCAGGTATGGCGTTGGCTTGGGCCTGGGACTTTTCCGAGGTGGGCGTTGTGGCCATCGTGCCTCGTCGAATCAGATAATCACCAAGACtgagtttcttcttggcgGGAGTCGGTGTTGGAGCTACAGACCCGAGTGGTGGCTGTCCGATAGAGTGCGGGGAAGACGTTTCGAAGGTGGTGGGGGATGCAAGGCTCGCTGTGGAGGCGGATCCAGGACTGACGGAAAGAGGCATGGGAGGAAGTGTTGGCGGAGGCATGGAAACACGCAAGTTGCCACGGTTGTCGGGGGTGGTCATCCCAGGAATCCGGGTGTTGTGTGCAGCAGTAGagggccatggtggtggaatCGGTGGCTTGCCATAGTCTTTCGCTGATTGGGGAGATTCCGACTCAGGCATCACCGACGTATCTTGCATCTCCACATCGCCTTGCGACGGTTCCGCATCTGCCATGGCAACATCGGGTTTGTCATTGAAGGTGATCGATGACGGAGATTCAGCTGGCGCCACGCTGTCAGAGCCAGCCGACGACAACTTCTGCCGCGCAATCTCCTCAGACCGTAAACGATCTGTACTGTATCGCTTCAAGAGGCGGACTGTCATTGGAACGAAACCGCGCTTGTGACGTGAGTTATCCGGCGTAGAGGGCGGTTCATCACCCTCGTACACATCTGCTTGGACGGCGGCATCCACGTATATCGGACGGACGAGAGGAGAACGATTGAGTGGCGTGCTGTTCCCAGATGTCTttcgaggagaaggatgacgAGCGACACCCATCGGTGAAAGGGTGGCGGTGGGCGAGCGAGAATGGCCGGTATCCAGTTGTAGTGACTTGCCTGACGCACGATGAGACCCAAAGAATCCCGTTTGCGTTGAGCTGGTGACAGCAGTGGGAGTAGACCCTGCCGATGGACCGCTGGGAcgtttcttctttttcttgcccTGCCCTtgctccagctgctggaACTGCTTCTCGGCATCTGCGATCTTGCGCCGCTCACGAGTAGACAGCTCTGATGCAGCGGTCGCTGCGTCTTGAGCTCCACTGGGAGTGAGATCGCGGCTACGAGGCTGACCCCGTGCAGACCCAGAAGTAGAACGACTCTCAGCGCCtgcatcatcctcatcttgTTGCTTGGGCGTCTCGCTGCCTGCCCGGCTGGTGGATGCTCGGCCCGTATCGAGTGGCGAGGCAGTTGATTTGGTTTTCGCCTTCTTTCGCTTGCCATTTGCTTGCCTCGAGTCCAAGGATCTCGGGTGTCGCCGGCGATCCAGGGTGGCGAGTAGACAGTTTTGTGAAGGGTGGCATGCACAGCCACCGAAGTTGGCTAGAGCATTGCTGAGACGAACGGCCGCGGCTTCGGTTGCATTATCGCCAGACTCCTGCTTCACCAGTCCATCCGACGACACAGACAGTTGCGGTTCCAGGTACCACATGGTAGTGATTTCTGAGTTCGCGGGGATGTTCTCCTTGGCGACGAAGCAAAAGTGATACTCCACATCGTTGGTAATGAAGATCTTGAGGGTGGCATTGGCCTTGCAGGAGCGTCGGATGTAGCGGAGGATGCTGCCTTCGTGCCGGCTGTCGATGGTAATGGGTAGGTGGGAGTGAAAGAAGACAAAGGGTTCCGGGTGGCGCAATTCCGCCCATCGATTGTTGGGGTCGAGGCAGTAGTCGCGAAGATGGCCGACCTTGCCAGTGATCTCTCCCACGACCTGGCCTTCTTGTATCGGATTTTGGGTCTTGAGAATCTTCCACATCGGGTGTCGGCCATCAATCTCAAGATTGGGATCTGTGATGGTCTCCGTAGTCAAGGTGGGCCACTGTGACCGGTTCATTGCGACGTCAGACCAGGTGAAGACCTCCTCGGGACGATGTCCACCCGTTCGCTGCGCCAACGCGTTTGGATCCTTCAACCACAAAGCAGTGTCCCCCACTAGGCTCACATTGACAAACAGATTGCTGTCCATGTTGACAtggtcgtcatcttcgtcgtaGAGGTGCATGAACTCGTTCGAGTAAAGGGGGATCGCGGGGCCAGGGAATTTGGTCGGGCTCATCGccatggaggtggaggaaCGGCGCTTGCGCGAGTCCGGCGGGAAGGCCGGAGCGCCAGCCAGAGCACTGATGGATGAAGACGCACGATGTGAGATCTTTGCCTTCTTGCTCGGTGGCTGGTCGCGAGCACTCGACTCGCTCCGGAAACCATTCACGACGTCGGCCtccttgttgatcttcttcttttgggAGGACTTGGCACCCGACCGCCGGTTCTTCCGATCACCATCTTCACTTTTCTCTCGAatccgccgctgccgctgccggTCGGTCGCGCGCCGACTGTCCAGCTGCCGGGGCTCGCAGTTGACGCAGTTGTGCACATCCGGCACTCTCTTGTCGGGGTAGTAGCATACAATGTGCTGCCACGTCTCGCACCCTTCGCAGAATACCGTGCtaccatcatcttcgtcaaACTGACAGATGCATTTGATGGTGTAgggctcttcttcgtcgggCGCGACCGAGTCAGAGAcggcgccgttggcggcAGGGGATTCCAGAGGAGCGGTGACCGGATACGAATCCGTGGTGGCGTGCGTGATGGCGAGGGAGGAGGTATCTGTCATACTCTGACAGATAACCCCCTCTCAGGTCCTGACAAGACAAATGTTCTTAACAGGGAGGCGCACTCAAACCCGTCGCCTCTCACAGAGCATGTCAACGACAACGATGCGTGGGTGTGTTGTCCGCAGCCTTCCGTGTCAGATCCTGACGCGTCTGGACGTTTAGGGCGGATGGCTGGCAGGGACGAGGGTGAAAAAAAATCCCAGCACCAAGCGCAGACCGTGTCCCTATCACCGAAGTGTGTCCACACTCGAGATACGGGATCCGATGATGACGGATCAACGATGGAAATGGGAGGGTCGAACtcgagagggagagagggaagcGCAGAAGGACCTGGTCAAAAATGCGCCGTCTAGCGTACacggggagggagggagaggacgGAATCTAAAGGGGTCCGGCGAAGC carries:
- a CDS encoding uncharacterized protein (ID:PFLUO_003928-T1.cds;~source:funannotate), producing the protein MTDTSSLAITHATTDSYPVTAPLESPAANGAVSDSVAPDEEEPYTIKCICQFDEDDGSTVFCEGCETWQHIVCYYPDKRVPDVHNCVNCEPRQLDSRRATDRQRQRRIREKSEDGDRKNRRSGAKSSQKKKINKEADVVNGFRSESSARDQPPSKKAKISHRASSSISALAGAPAFPPDSRKRRSSTSMAMSPTKFPGPAIPLYSNEFMHLYDEDDDHVNMDSNLFVNVSLVGDTALWLKDPNALAQRTGGHRPEEVFTWSDVAMNRSQWPTLTTETITDPNLEIDGRHPMWKILKTQNPIQEGQVVGEITGKVGHLRDYCLDPNNRWAELRHPEPFVFFHSHLPITIDSRHEGSILRYIRRSCKANATLKIFITNDVEYHFCFVAKENIPANSEITTMWYLEPQLSVSSDGLVKQESGDNATEAAAVRLSNALANFGGCACHPSQNCLLATLDRRRHPRSLDSRQANGKRKKAKTKSTASPLDTGRASTSRAGSETPKQQDEDDAGAESRSTSGSARGQPRSRDLTPSGAQDAATAASELSTRERRKIADAEKQFQQLEQGQGKKKKKRPSGPSAGSTPTAVTSSTQTGFFGSHRASGKSLQLDTGHSRSPTATLSPMGVARHPSPRKTSGNSTPLNRSPLVRPIYVDAAVQADVYEGDEPPSTPDNSRHKRGFVPMTVRLLKRYSTDRLRSEEIARQKLSSAGSDSVAPAESPSSITFNDKPDVAMADAEPSQGDVEMQDTSVMPESESPQSAKDYGKPPIPPPWPSTAAHNTRIPGMTTPDNRGNLRVSMPPPTLPPMPLSVSPGSASTASLASPTTFETSSPHSIGQPPLGSVAPTPTPAKKKLSLGDYLIRRGTMATTPTSEKSQAQANAIPAAQKSPSSPGSGSGPVAGADNAQQTTPTKSEPDDTDKNESSGSPDVSMKDATESTTYPPVPSVS